GCTCGGGGGAGCGTCGGCGTCGCCGCCTCGTCGTAGAAGACCGTGTCGAACCGCTCGAAGGCCGCGCCGCCGTGAAGGGCGAACATCATGCCCATGATCGTGAGCGCGAACGGGAGCGAGAGCGCCGAGAGCCACAGCAGCCCCCACGCGACGTCGACGCCGAGCCGGCGCCACGAGAAATCGATGAGGTCGCGCGCCCGGAGCCCAGCCCGGTGCAGCGCGCGCCGGACGAGCACGAGCGAGACCACGTTGACCGGCAGCATGATCGCCGCACCGAAGAGCAGCGACGGCGGGAAGGACGAGCGCTCCCCCGCTGCGAGGAGCAGCAGCGACGTGATGACGGCCGCGAGCGCGACGAGTGCGACACGGAGGAGCGGCAGGCCGAGGAGGACCGTGACCGCCGGAGCGCGAGGCGTCGTCGCCTCGGCGGGTGCTGCGACATCCGTCGACATGAACGAGTTCTACCACGCCGGGTCGCATCGCCGCGCTCACCGCATACGATGGAGGGCTGTGCTTCCCACGATCACCTATCCCCCAGAGCTGCCGGTCTCCGGCCAGCGAGAGGAGATCGCGCGCGCCCTGCGCGACCACCAGGTCGTGATCGTGGCCGGAGCGACGGGGTCGGGAAAGACGACGCAGCTGCCGAAGATCTGCCTCGAGCTCGGCCGCGAGTCGATCGCGCACACGCAGCCGCGCCGCATCGCTGCTCGCACGATCGCCGAGCGCATCACCGACGAGCTCGGCACCGAGCTCGGCGGCCTCGTCGGCTACCAGGTGCGGTTCACCGATCGGGTGAGCGAGTCGACGCGCATCAAGGTGATGACCGACGGGATCCTGCTCAACGAGATCCACCGCGACCGCGAGCTCCGCCGCTACGACACGATCATCATCGACGAGGCCCACGAGCGCAGCCTCAACATCGACTTCCTCCTCGGCTACCTGAAGCGCCTGCTGCCCCGGCGGCCCGACCTCAAGGTCATCGTCACGAGCGCGACGATCGACCCCGAGAGCTTCGCGAAGCACTTCGCGGATGCTGCGGGCAACCCGGCTCCCGTCATCAAGGTGTCGGGTCGCACCTATCCGGTCGAGATCCGCTACCGTCCGCTCGTCGCCGAGACGGGTGCCGGCGATGCCGACGACGACGAGGGCGCCGCGGCCGAGGACAAGGACGTGCAGCGCGGCATCCTCGAGGCTCTCGACGAGCTCGAGCGCGAGTCATCCGGCGACGTGCTCGTCTTCCTCTCGGGTGAGAGCGAGATCCGCGACGCCGAGGCCGCAGTGCGGGCACACTACAACCGCGCGGGCGGCCGATCGGGCGAGACCGAGGTGCTGCCGCTCTACGGGCGACTCTCCTCCGCCGACCAGCACCGGGTGTTCGAGCCGTCGAAGATCGCCGGGCTGCGGCGGCGCGTGGTGCTGGCGACGAACGTGGCCGAGACGAGCCTGACCGTGCCCGGCATCCGCTACGTCGTCGATGCCGGAACGGCTCGCATCAGCCGGTACTCGGTGCGCTCGAAGGTGCAGCGACTGCCGATCGAGGCGATCTCGCAGGCCTCGGGGAGCCAGCGCTCGGGCCGGTCGGGTCGCACGAGCGACGGCATCGCGATCCGCCTCTACTCCGAAGAGGATTTCGAGCGGCGGCCCGAGTTCACCGATCCCGAGGTGCTGCGCACGAACCTCGCCGCGGTCATCCTGCAGATGGCCTCGCTCGGGCTCGGCGCGATCGAGGACTTCCCGTTCCTCACGCCACCCGACTCGCGCGGCATCCGCGACGGCCTCGACCTCCTGAAGGAGCTCGGCGCACTCGACGAGACGGCGACGGGCGACGGGCCGCAGCTCACCCGCATCGGCCGGCAGCTCGCTCGCCTGCCGATCGAGCCGCGGTTCGCGCGCATGGTGCTCGAGTCGAAGGCGCAGGGGGTCAGCCGCGAGGTGCTCGCGATCGTCGCTGGGCTCACGATCCAGGACCCCCGGGAGCGGCCGCTCGACAAGCGTGAGCAGGCCGACGGCTTCCACGCCCGGTTCGTCGACCCTACGAGCGACTTCCTCACGCTGCTGAATCTCTGGAATCACCTCGAGGAGCAGCAGCGCGAGCTCTCTGGCAGTGCGTTCCGTCGCATGTGCAAGTCCGAGTTCCTGAACTACCTGCGCGTGCGCGAGTGGCAGGACCTCTACCGCCAGCTCGTGCGGCTCGCGAAGCCGCTCGGGTTGCACCTCGGCGATCCGAAGGTGAATCCCGACGGCATCCATCGCGCGCTCCTCGCCGGCCTGCTCTCGCACATCGGGCTTCGCGACGACTCCCGAACGGGCAGCGGCCGCGGCGGCGCAGGCTCGACCCGAGAACAGCAGCAGCGCGGCCGGCGCCCGGCTGCCGAGTTCCTCGGCGCCCGGAACGCGCGCTTCATGCTGTTCCCCGGGTCCGCCCTCGCGAAGAAGCCGCCGGCCGCCGTGATGAGCGCCGAGCTCGTCGAGACGAGCCGGCTCTTCGCCCGTACGAACGCGGCGATCGACCCTGCCTGGGCGGAGCAGCTCGCCGGGCCCCTCGCCAAGCGCAGCTTCAGCGAGCCGCGCTGGGAGCGACGGCAGGGCGCAGCGGTCGCCGATGAGAAGGTCACGCTCTTCGGTGTGCCGATCGTCGCGAAGCGGCGCCTGCAGCTCTCCCGCGTCGACCCCGAGCTCGCCCGCGAGCTCTTCATCCGTCACGCGCTCGTCGAGGAGGACTGGGACACGAACAGCCTCGACAAGCGGCTCTTCGCGTTCCTGCGCACGAACCGCGAGCTCCGCCGAGAGCTCGGCGAGGTCGAGGAGCGCACCCGGCGGCGCGACATCCTCGCCGGCGACGAAGCCGTCGTCTCGTTCTACGAGTCGAGGGTGCCGGCGGATGTCGCCGACACGCGGTCGTTCGAACGCTGGTGGCGCGGCGAGCATCGCGACCGGCCCGACCTGCTCACGATGTCGGCGGCCGACGTGCTCGGCGAGGACGCGCCCACCGACGACCGCGCCGGATTCCCCGACCGCTGGCGGCAGGGCGACCAGACGCTCTCGCTGCGCTACCGCTTCGAACCCGGTGCCGAGGACGACGGCGTCACCGTGCTCGTGCCCCTCGTGCTGCTCGCGCGCCTCGAGCCGATCGGGTTCGACTGGCAGGTGCCGGGCCTGCGCGACGAGCTCATCACGGCGATGCTGCGCACGTTGCCGAAGGTGCTGCGCCGTCAGGTCGTGCCCGCGGCGGAGTGGGCGAACAGGATCTCGGCCGAGCTGCCCGACGGCCCCGAATCGGGCACCGCCCGCGAGCCGTTCGCCGCCGTGATCGCGCAGGCGATCCGCCGGCTCACCTTCGCCCCGGTCGATCCATCGGACTTCGACCTCGATCGGGTGCCGACGCACCTGCGCATCTCGTTCCGCGCCGTCGACGAGCGCGGTCGTGCTCTCGGCAGCTCGAAAGACCTGCGGGAGCTGCAGGAGCGACTCGCCGGGCAGACGCGCGCCGCCGTCGCGAAGGCGGTCGGCGCCGCGGCGCCGGCGCCCAAGGGCGAGCCCGTCGCCGCGGCCGGGCGAGCGCCCGGGGCACGTGCGGTCGGCGCCGGCGATGCCGGCTCCGGTGCCGACGACGGGCGTGCAGCCGCGGGCTTCGAGCGCGCGGGCATCACGTCGTGGGAGTGGGACGAGCTTCCGGCGCACCTCGACACCCGGCAGGCCGGCAACGTCATCCGCGCCTACCCGGCGCTCGTCGACGCGGGCTCATCGGTGGCGCTGCGCCTCGTCGCGACCGTCGAGGAACGCGATCGGGCGTCGCGCCGCGGCATCCGTCGCCTGCTCGTGCTGGCCACGCCGTCGCCCGTCGCCTATGTACAGGAGCATCTTTCGAACGAGGAGAAGCTGTCGCTCGCCGCAAGCCCGTATGCCAGCACCCGCGCACTGCTCGACGACTGCCTCGCGGCGTGCGTCGAAGCCGAACTGCGCAGCCGTCACGCCGACGGGCTGCTGCGCACGCGAGCCGAGTTCGACGCCGTGCGCGATGCCGTCGCCGCGACCATCATGGAGCGGATGTTCGAGACGGTGGCGCTCGTGGCGCGCATCCTCACAGCGTCGCGCGACGCCGACCGCGCGATCTCGCGAGCGGCGAGCATCCAGCTGATGTCGGCACTCGGCGATGCCCGACAGCAGCTCGGCGGGCTCATCACGCCCGGCTTCGTCTCGGCCACGGGCCTCGAGCGTCTGCGGCATCTGCCACGCTACCTCGAGGCGATCGCCGTGCGCGTGCGCAAGCTCGTCGAGAACCCCGGTCGCGACCGCCAGGCGATGAACCAACTCGATGGGCCGCTCGCGACCTTCGAAGCCGCCGGCGGCACGATGCCGATCGACCCTGAGGCGCCCGAGCATCTCGTGCGCGCGCGCTGGATGATCGAGGAGCTGCGGGTGGGACTCTTCGCTCAAGAGCTCCGCACGGCCGAGACGGTGTCGCCGCAGCGCATCGCCAAGGTGCTCGCGAGCTGACTGCTCGCCGCTCGGGCGCCGCGCGGCCGTCGGGGCGCAGCACGGGCGGCCCACCTCGGGTGAAACCCGCGTACTGCGCGGCATCCGCGTCGATAGAGTGGTCGGACTGTGGGAAGCTACTCCGAACTGCTCAAGACCTCGGGCGTTGCACGCATCATCGCCGCCCAGCTCGCGGCACGGTTCCCCTCGGGCATGCTCTCACTTGCATTCCTCCTGCATGTCGAGCAGCAGACCGGCTCCTACGGGGCTGCCGGCCTCGTGCTCGCGGCGACCTCGATCGGCCAGGCCATCGCCGGCCCGCTCACGAGCCGCCTCATGGGCCAACTCGGCATGCGACCGGTACTCGTCACCACGCTGCTCGTGTGCGTCGCGGCCGTGGTCGCCATCGCGGTGCTGCCGCTCACGGTGCCCCTCTACATGGCGATCGGATTCGCGGCAGGGCTCTCGACCCCTCCGGTGCAGCCGGCCGTGCGCACGATCTACCCGAAGATGGTGAACTCCCGGCAACTCACGCCGCTGTTCTCACTCGACGCCTCGGCGCAGGAGATCATCTGGGTCGTCGGGCCGGTCGTGACCACGTTCGTCTCGACGCAGATCGGCACCGAGTGGGGAATCCTCCTCGCCGCGGCGATCATGATCGGGGGCGGCACCTGGTTCATCGCCTCGCCCGAACTCGGGCGGGTGCGCATCCCGCGCTCGAAGCGCCGCCTCGGCGTCGTGCTCACGCGACCGCCGGTCCTGCTCGCGACGGTCGTCGGCTTCCTCCTCATCGGCGCGGCCGCGGCAATCGAGGCCGGCGTCGTGGCCGTCTTCGGGCACGACGGCGCGAACGCGGGCATCGTGCTCGGAATCTTCTCGATCGGCAGCCTGGCCGGCGGGCTCTTCCTCGGTCACGTGCCGATCGGGCCCGTGGTCGACCGCCCGGCGCATGTTCATCGTGTTCGCCGGCACCGCGCTCGCCGCGTTCTCGATGGACTTCTGGTGGCTCGCCGTCACCCTCTTCATCGCCGGCATCGGCATCGCCCCGGCGCTCGCCGTGCTCTTCGCGATCGTCTCGGCGAGCGTGAAGTTCTCCGACACCGCCGAGGCCTACGGATGGGTCGGCACCGGCCAGCTCATCGGCGCGGCGCTCGGCTCGGCCCTCGCGGGCTTCCTCATCGACGGCTACGGCCCGGTCGGCGCCTTCTGGGCCGCGGGCGTGCTCGCGTTCGTCGGCGTGCTCGTGCCCGTGCTCGCCCGACGCTGGCATCCCGACCTCCGCGGCCGTGACGCGAGCCCCATCCCCGACACCGAACCGGTGCCCGTCACCCCCAGCTGACCCAGGAGCACGGATGTCGCAGCCTTCCCTTCCCGTCGCGCCGTTGCTGCCGCTCGCCGACGGCAACAGCATCCCTCAGCTCGGATACGGCCTCTACAAGGTGCCGCCGACGGATGCCGCGCGCCTCAGCCTCGACGCGATCGCACTCGGATATCGCCACCTCGACACCGCGGCGTTCTACGGCAATGAGCGCGAGGTCGGCGAGGCGGTGCGCGCCGCGCCCGTGCCGCGCGAGGAGCTCTTCGTGACGAGCAAGGTGTGGAAGGACGACAACGGCTACGACGAGACGCTGCGGGCGTTCGACGACTCGATGGCCCGGCTCGGGCTCGAGTCGCTCGACCTCTACCTGATCCACTGGCCGGTGCCCTCGACCGACCGCTACGTCGAGACGTGGCGTGCGCTCGTCAGCTTGCAGCAGGAGGGGCGCGTGCGGTCGATCGGGGTCGCGAACTTCCATCCTCACCACCTCGAGCGGATCGTCGGCGAGACGGGCGCCGCGCCGGTCGTGAACCAGGTGGAGCTGCATCCGTGGCTGCCGCAATCGCAGCTGCGCGCGTTCGACGCGGCGCACGGCATCTGCACCGAGGCCTGGTCGCCGCTCGCCCGCGGGCGTGTGCTCGGAACGCCGCTGCTCGACGAGCTCGCCGCGAAGCACGGCCGAACCCCGGCGCAGATCGTGCTGCGGTGGCACGTGCAGCTGGGCAACGCGGTGATTCCGAAGGCGTCGTCGGCCACGCGCATCCGCGAGAACCTCGACGTGTTCGGCTTCGCGCTCGACGCCCGCGATCTCGCTGCGATCGCGACGCTCGAGACCGGTGAGCGCACGGGTCGAGACCCCGACGACGACTGATCGGCACACCGCAGGGCGGCCGCGAACGACCACGCTGAACGCACGGCTCAAGTGGAACGTTGGGGCCGTTCGACGACTCACAGCGAAGCGCAATCCGATCGTGACCGGACTCCCAGCGCGGGTCCAGACATCCGATTCCCGCCCGGGAATACAGTGAGCGCATGAGACGACTCGCACCTGTGGCGGCAACGGCCGCGATTCTCGCTGTGCTCCTCGCCGGCTGCTCGTCGGGAGCGGACACGAGCGGTGCTGGAGGTGAACCAGCCGTCGAGGCACCGTCAGGCGAGGTGGCTCCTGCTGCGCCCGAGTCGAACGACGGCGTCGCCACGTCCGAGTTCGACGCCGAGGCGGGTCGCGACAGCATGATCACGACCGGCAACGTGTCGATCACGGTCGACGATCCGGTCGAGTCCGCCGAGGAGGCGGCCGACCTCGTGGAGCAGGCCGGTGGCCGGGTCGACAGTCGCACCGAAACGCCGGGCACCGACACCCAGCCGCCGCACGCCTCGCTCGTGCTCCGTGTGCCATCAGACAAGCTCGAAGCCGTGCTCGACGAGCTGCGCGGGCTCGGCACCGTGAACTCGGTTTCGCAAGAATCGTCGAATGTCGAGCAGCAGCGCAAAGACCTCGACGCACGCATCGACGCGCTCTCGGCGTCGACCGCGCGACTGCGCCAGCTCCTGGCGGAGGCCACGTCGATCGCCGACCTCATCGCAATCGAGTCGGAGCTCACGACGCGCCAGTCCGAGCTCGACAGCCTGACGCAGCAGCGCGACTGGCTCGTCGACCAGGTGGACTACTCGACGATCTCGCTCGAACTCGTGACCGAGGAGGTCGCACCCGATCCCGCGCCCGACGACTTCTGGAGCGGGCTCGTCGCGGGGTGGACCGCCCTGGTCGCCTTCGTCTCCACGCTCGGCATCGCGATCGGCGTGATGCTGCCGTGGCTGCTCGTACTGGCCATCCTGGCGGCGATCGTCATCGGCGTGGTGCTCCTCTCGACTCGCCGTCGACGAGGTTCCCGCGGCCGCCCGGAGGCGCCCGTGCCTCCCTCGGCCGGCGACACCGTCGGGGCGTAGTCTGGCGACGTGAGCGCGACGCCCGAGACCCTGCTGCACGACGACCTGCTCGAGGGCATCCGCGAGCGCGCGGCAGGCTACGACCGTGACAACGCCTTCTTCACCGAAGACCTCGCCGAACTCCGAGCGGCGGGCTATCTCACCGCCCTCGTGCCGGTCGAGCACGGCGGCCTCGGGTGGAGCCTCGCCGACGCGGTGCGCGCGCAGATGCGGCTCGCCGGCGCGGCGCCCGCCACCGCGCTCGCGGTGAACATGCACCTCGTGTGGACGGGGGTCGCGAAGGTGCTCGGCGATCGCGGCGACGACACCCTCGACTTCCTGTTGCGCGAGGCCGGACGGGGCGAGATCTTCGGCTTCGGCATCAGCGAGGCCGGCAACGACCTCATGCTCTTCGGATCTCGCACGACGGCCGAGCCGCAAGCCGAAGGCGGCTATCGGTACTCGGGGCGGAAGATCTTCACCTCCCTCTCGCCCGCATGGACCCGGCTCGGCACGATGGGCCTCGACTCCACCTCAGCAGACGCGCCGAAGATCGTCTACGGGTTCATCGAGCGCGACGAACCCGGTGTACGCGTCCTCGACGACTGGGACACGATGGGCATGCGCGCGAGCCAGAGCCGCACGACCGTGCTCGACGGCGCGTTCGCGGCATCCGATCGCATCGTGCGCCGACTCGACCCCGGTCCGAACGCCGACCCGCTCGTGTTCGGCATCTTCGCGAGCTTCGAGCTGCTGCTCGCCGCGGTCTACGCGGGCATCGGCGCGAGGGCGCTCGACCTCGCGGTCGCCTCGGCTCACCGGCGCACGTCGATGAAACACGACGGCAGGCCGCTCTCGCAGGATCCCGACATCCGCTGGCGCATCGCGGATGCCGCGATCGCCCAGGATGCGATCGAGCCGCAGCTCCTCCAGCTCGCCCGCGACCTCGACGAGCTCGTCGACCACGGCCCCATGTGGTTCGCCAAGCTCGTCGGCGTGAAGGTGCGCGCGACCGAGACGGCGAAGCACGTCGTCGACCAGGCGGTTCGCGCGTCAGGAGGGTCGACGTACTTCGCCGGCTCCGAACTCGGCCGGCTCTACCGCGACGTGCTCGCCGGCGTCTTCCACCCCTCCGACGACGAGTCGGCGCACTCCACCGTGGCGAACGCGTGGCTCGGGCCGCTCGACGGCTGACCCTGCCGGGCTCCGAGGCCGGCCGCTAGACTGGCGGGCGCGGCGAGCGTCGCACCAGCACTTGGAGGTCGTTGTGAACGTCGTCGCATTCTTCATCGCCATGGGGCTCTTCGTCATCGGCATGTGGCTGATGGGAACGGCGCCCGAACTGACCGGCATCCAGGCGATCGCGTTCTTCGCGGGCATCATGTGCGTCACCCTCGCGGTGGCGATTCCGGCGACCATCCTCGGGCGCGGCGACGGCGTCTGACCGCTCGATGACGTTGCCCACGCGCGACACGCGCGTCACCTATCCCGATGGCGCCGTCGAGGCGCGAGCCCGGGTACTGCACGTTGCCGCCGCGGGCGAGGGGCGTCTCGCCGTGATCACCGACGTCACGAGCTTCCACCCGGTCGATGCCGCGTGGCCCGACCAGCCTGCCGACACCGGCGTGATCCGCGCCGGCGGCACGGCCTTCCCCGTGCTCGATGCCGTGGTCGCCGCGAGCGACGGCGCCGAGTTGTTCCTCGGCGCCGACGTCCCGGTGCGCAAGGGCACCGAGGGCTGGGCGTTCGTCGTCGCCCACCTCCTCGACGAGGGCGCCGCCATCGCCGAAGGCGATGAGGTCGACATCGAAGCGGATGCCGCGGTGCGTCGCTCGCTCTCGATCGGG
The Agromyces albus DNA segment above includes these coding regions:
- a CDS encoding CPBP family intramembrane glutamic endopeptidase, encoding MSTDVAAPAEATTPRAPAVTVLLGLPLLRVALVALAAVITSLLLLAAGERSSFPPSLLFGAAIMLPVNVVSLVLVRRALHRAGLRARDLIDFSWRRLGVDVAWGLLWLSALSLPFALTIMGMMFALHGGAAFERFDTVFYDEAATPTLPRALIAALAIVSVLTFAPLNAPAEELVYRGYSQGGLVRRWPAAVAVLVPAIVFAVQHVFYAATPGAVPVYLVAYLVWGVGSGLIVLWQRRLMPIIVAHFLVNLMTSAPALVLTFLPEEAFVR
- the hrpA gene encoding ATP-dependent RNA helicase HrpA, which translates into the protein MNEFYHAGSHRRAHRIRWRAVLPTITYPPELPVSGQREEIARALRDHQVVIVAGATGSGKTTQLPKICLELGRESIAHTQPRRIAARTIAERITDELGTELGGLVGYQVRFTDRVSESTRIKVMTDGILLNEIHRDRELRRYDTIIIDEAHERSLNIDFLLGYLKRLLPRRPDLKVIVTSATIDPESFAKHFADAAGNPAPVIKVSGRTYPVEIRYRPLVAETGAGDADDDEGAAAEDKDVQRGILEALDELERESSGDVLVFLSGESEIRDAEAAVRAHYNRAGGRSGETEVLPLYGRLSSADQHRVFEPSKIAGLRRRVVLATNVAETSLTVPGIRYVVDAGTARISRYSVRSKVQRLPIEAISQASGSQRSGRSGRTSDGIAIRLYSEEDFERRPEFTDPEVLRTNLAAVILQMASLGLGAIEDFPFLTPPDSRGIRDGLDLLKELGALDETATGDGPQLTRIGRQLARLPIEPRFARMVLESKAQGVSREVLAIVAGLTIQDPRERPLDKREQADGFHARFVDPTSDFLTLLNLWNHLEEQQRELSGSAFRRMCKSEFLNYLRVREWQDLYRQLVRLAKPLGLHLGDPKVNPDGIHRALLAGLLSHIGLRDDSRTGSGRGGAGSTREQQQRGRRPAAEFLGARNARFMLFPGSALAKKPPAAVMSAELVETSRLFARTNAAIDPAWAEQLAGPLAKRSFSEPRWERRQGAAVADEKVTLFGVPIVAKRRLQLSRVDPELARELFIRHALVEEDWDTNSLDKRLFAFLRTNRELRRELGEVEERTRRRDILAGDEAVVSFYESRVPADVADTRSFERWWRGEHRDRPDLLTMSAADVLGEDAPTDDRAGFPDRWRQGDQTLSLRYRFEPGAEDDGVTVLVPLVLLARLEPIGFDWQVPGLRDELITAMLRTLPKVLRRQVVPAAEWANRISAELPDGPESGTAREPFAAVIAQAIRRLTFAPVDPSDFDLDRVPTHLRISFRAVDERGRALGSSKDLRELQERLAGQTRAAVAKAVGAAAPAPKGEPVAAAGRAPGARAVGAGDAGSGADDGRAAAGFERAGITSWEWDELPAHLDTRQAGNVIRAYPALVDAGSSVALRLVATVEERDRASRRGIRRLLVLATPSPVAYVQEHLSNEEKLSLAASPYASTRALLDDCLAACVEAELRSRHADGLLRTRAEFDAVRDAVAATIMERMFETVALVARILTASRDADRAISRAASIQLMSALGDARQQLGGLITPGFVSATGLERLRHLPRYLEAIAVRVRKLVENPGRDRQAMNQLDGPLATFEAAGGTMPIDPEAPEHLVRARWMIEELRVGLFAQELRTAETVSPQRIAKVLAS
- a CDS encoding aldo/keto reductase, whose translation is MSQPSLPVAPLLPLADGNSIPQLGYGLYKVPPTDAARLSLDAIALGYRHLDTAAFYGNEREVGEAVRAAPVPREELFVTSKVWKDDNGYDETLRAFDDSMARLGLESLDLYLIHWPVPSTDRYVETWRALVSLQQEGRVRSIGVANFHPHHLERIVGETGAAPVVNQVELHPWLPQSQLRAFDAAHGICTEAWSPLARGRVLGTPLLDELAAKHGRTPAQIVLRWHVQLGNAVIPKASSATRIRENLDVFGFALDARDLAAIATLETGERTGRDPDDD
- a CDS encoding DUF4349 domain-containing protein gives rise to the protein MRRLAPVAATAAILAVLLAGCSSGADTSGAGGEPAVEAPSGEVAPAAPESNDGVATSEFDAEAGRDSMITTGNVSITVDDPVESAEEAADLVEQAGGRVDSRTETPGTDTQPPHASLVLRVPSDKLEAVLDELRGLGTVNSVSQESSNVEQQRKDLDARIDALSASTARLRQLLAEATSIADLIAIESELTTRQSELDSLTQQRDWLVDQVDYSTISLELVTEEVAPDPAPDDFWSGLVAGWTALVAFVSTLGIAIGVMLPWLLVLAILAAIVIGVVLLSTRRRRGSRGRPEAPVPPSAGDTVGA
- a CDS encoding acyl-CoA dehydrogenase family protein, with protein sequence MSATPETLLHDDLLEGIRERAAGYDRDNAFFTEDLAELRAAGYLTALVPVEHGGLGWSLADAVRAQMRLAGAAPATALAVNMHLVWTGVAKVLGDRGDDTLDFLLREAGRGEIFGFGISEAGNDLMLFGSRTTAEPQAEGGYRYSGRKIFTSLSPAWTRLGTMGLDSTSADAPKIVYGFIERDEPGVRVLDDWDTMGMRASQSRTTVLDGAFAASDRIVRRLDPGPNADPLVFGIFASFELLLAAVYAGIGARALDLAVASAHRRTSMKHDGRPLSQDPDIRWRIADAAIAQDAIEPQLLQLARDLDELVDHGPMWFAKLVGVKVRATETAKHVVDQAVRASGGSTYFAGSELGRLYRDVLAGVFHPSDDESAHSTVANAWLGPLDG